In Phycisphaerae bacterium, the DNA window GGCGTCTGCGATTGAAGGACATGGAGACCACATGAGTAGCGATTCGCTGCCTGGGGGCGTGATTTTCGACATGGACGGCGTGCTGCTCGATTCCGAGCCGTTCATCTGCAAGGCCGCGTGCATGATGTTTGCCGAGCGGGGCCTGACGGTCAAGCCCGAAGACTTCATACCTTTCGTCGGAGCGGGCGAGAATCGCTACATCGGCGGCGTGGCCGAGAAGTACAACTTTCCCGTCGATATCATCGAGGTCAAACGCCGTACATACGAGATCTACCTCGAGATCATCAAAGGCCAGCTCGAGCCGTTGCCGGGCGTACACGAATTCCTTGCCGCTTGCCGCAAGGCCGGCAAGAAGATGGCCCTGGCGACCAGCGCCGATTACGTCAAGGCCGAGGGTAATCTCCGTGAGATCGGCCTGCCGATGTCCACCTTCGACGCGGTGATCACCGGCGATGACGTCGTCCACAAGAAGCCGCACCCCGAGATCTTCACGACCTCGGCGCAGAAACTTGGCCTCGACCCGCGCGCCTGCCTGGTGGTCGAAGACGCGGTCAACGGCGTGGCCGCCGCCAAGGCCGCCGGTTCAAAATGCCTGGCTCTGACCACGAGCTTCAGCCGCGAGGCCCTTGCCGGTGCCGACTGGTTCGCCCCAACGCTCGCCGAGGCCCCGCCGCAAGTCCTCCGCTGGTGAAAGGTGAACCGCAGTGGAGACAGTAGATATCGACGTCGGTTAGATCATCGGGCTGTGCGGACTCATTATTTGGCTGCTCACCGCACATGGTCTGCGCATCCGTTTCAGCCCGGTGGTTCCCCGGACATGGCGACGCAGGGCCGTCGCCATGCCACCCGGTCACTGACAACTGATCACTGAAAACTGACCACTCACGCCGCCTCAGTTCTTCATCC includes these proteins:
- a CDS encoding HAD-IA family hydrolase, translated to MSSDSLPGGVIFDMDGVLLDSEPFICKAACMMFAERGLTVKPEDFIPFVGAGENRYIGGVAEKYNFPVDIIEVKRRTYEIYLEIIKGQLEPLPGVHEFLAACRKAGKKMALATSADYVKAEGNLREIGLPMSTFDAVITGDDVVHKKPHPEIFTTSAQKLGLDPRACLVVEDAVNGVAAAKAAGSKCLALTTSFSREALAGADWFAPTLAEAPPQVLRW